From Erigeron canadensis isolate Cc75 chromosome 5, C_canadensis_v1, whole genome shotgun sequence:
aaaaaattgtaaCCAACCAAATTCATGTCCAAAGTAACTTCACATCACATGCCATGACTTCTAAGAAGTGATTAATAATGGTTTTTCAAAGACCAAAGATGAATACATATAAACAGCATAGAACACAAATACTCATAGATAAGTGAGAAGAACACAATAAACTACTGAAGTCACGACTGCCACACAACCAGGAGTGTTATGATTAAATAAACCAAATGAAACAAATATAAGGATACGTCAAAGCACAAAGCCACAAACCTGCTGTTATCTCCCCATCAGGTCCTGCCACTTTTAGAACAGGACCCTCCTGTGGATCCTTGTCTTGCTTGTTATCCTTCAATGATTTTAAGTTCCCTCCTGTTTGAGGACTAGCTGACTACATAAAGCACACaaggttaaaaataaaaaatgtaaataagaGGGCCAAAACCAAAGGGTAAACAACAAAAAGAGAATCCTCAGCTAAATCTCAGAAAGAATTTTTTTCAAAGCAAAACATGAAAACAAGTATCCATAATGCCAGAGTCTAGAATAACATGGTGTACCCTATTTTGTAAGGATTGTTCTGCCTCCACCGCCTTCTTGGATGATTTGTTCTTAATCTCCTCCTCTCTCTTCTGCCTATCCATCCTGTTAAGAAGTGAATAAATGTATTCAGGAATAtagataactgaaatccctttTACCCtgtatttatttaatatgaTGAGAAAAGACATAGTAAACAATTCCAAGCATGTATTTTATCTCTGGAACTTACAAATACAACATAGTATATAATGTTTTAGCAACAGGAAATTTAGGATACCTCACAAATTGTGAGAAGAAactcattaatttataaaaaggaCTAGTGGAGTTTCTATGGATATGAAACAAACAatagaaaaaattatttgaacATATATAAACTCAAGAAGGTTCATTCAATTTGGATGGAATGACCAGAAATTTAAGTAAGCTATGTATGAAAAATAGAATAACTAAGAAATGGAACTTAAAATCACCACTATATAAAATGAATGGCATCAACAAACTTCAGAAAGAAGGGAAACAAAACAAGATCatgtcaaaaatatatttatactatcagatacaaaaaaaaaaaaagaagagaggaTATAATAggtttattactttatttaaatattaacaGTGAAAACTTATagttcaaattgaaaattgGGCGTACCTTCTCTGAACCAAACGAATAAAGTGCTGGGGTGGAACAAACGCACGCTCCATATCAACAAGTGCAACAACCATTTTCTTTGCATCGTTCTTAAAACTCTCCAATGCAGTAGTAGCAATTGCAACAACCTGGGTTAAAAGCACAATGTCAGACACAAGTACTGGTACTGAGAAGCATAAACAAGCAAATGTTATTTTGGGAAAATTGAACACATTTTACAGTAACTAGAAAAAACCACCTCTCTCTTAAAAGGAGGATATCTACCAAGCCCAGGTGTAGCATTTGCTGACGCTGAAACTATATCAACAAGCACACGATGAACCTGTATCCACAGTAAGTAGTTAGATGGTGGCACAAATTTGGTTTCCAAAGTGGAAGACGATGCATTATACAATAGcacacaaaaattaataatgtgCAGTCATACCTCATCAACACAAAGACGTGATGGTTCTTTCGCCATCTCTAATACAGTTTTTATCAAAGACCGCAGTCCTTTTTCTGGAGATATAAGATAAGGTTGGTAACCATCTGCTTCTAGCACAATCTGATACAAAATTTCATGGTCATCATAGAATGATAGGAAATAACCAAATGGATTAGCAGTAAAATACGAATGCATACCCTCTTGACgttatttatatcaaaatgtCTGTCTAGAGGAAGCTGCTTGATTCTATTAGGAAAGTTACCTTCGAAACTTGCCACCACTTTCCACCCACTACCCTGAATATACACACAGAGAAGCTGATACTATCAGAAATTGCTATTTAAGGTTTGACATCATTACACAGACAATAACTAACATGGCTCATCAATGAGTATTTATGCGTTGACATAACCTTACAAAAGTTTAAGCCTGCGACAATGTCACTTAATATGCAATTACGACTAATAAAATAAACAGAACTTTCAATAAGATGACAAACAAAGAGGATGAAAAATCAATGCTGCATCAGTATAATGCTCAGAGATTTTTCAATAGAAGATAGGCAATATCATTGCCACGTTAAAAACAACGGAACCCAGTTATACTTTTTGATCTTGGTTATGGATTATCACCTCTCCGGTCATGATATGTTGAAGAAATTTGTCCTCAAATTCACGGCAAAGTTCCAAAGCCAAAGCCCTTGTACCTTCAGAACTACTAACCATAGATTCTCCGAGCCTTACCAATTCATCTTGCACAATCTGAGATTTTCCCTGAAGCCTGCAAAGTGGTAATATTGTCCATAATTATGCAGATACCAAATTACCAAGGCTGCAATAATAGTACAACAAAAGAGATGGAATTTTTATGCGGAGAGCCTTCATTTGCTGATAATGAAATGGATTCAATACAACAGACAATATTCATGTCTCTTGGTTCTTAAGTTCTTGCACATGTGAAACAGATTAAATCTTGTTTCACATAGGAAACTGATTGATTCCAGATATAAAAATACAACACTGTATAAAAATAAGTTGAAAGAATCAAAGAAATGGCATCCAAATCTCAGAAATAGCATGGACcatgttagaaaaataaaactcaaaatcCAAAACTGATTATGGAAATTCTAACGAGTATCACCAATACACTGTTAGTTTTCATTTGCCCAAATCAGAGCTCATATATGATATAACAAAAGTTTCTAAATTAGTTCATAAAATTTATATCAGATtatatttactaaaaaataaGTACGATTCTTTGTTTCTTATCCAGTGGATAACACAACTAAAATCTCTTTCTGGTGTTCTGATGAGCAGCACGCATACATTTTATTCATGTAAAAAGTGGAATCCCATATTACTTGACTTCATAGTTACAAAATAATACGAAGTATTTAACTAGGGGTATAGGCCCCGAAACGTTGATGTGGTTTCATTATGCTAGTGTACTTGGGTTAAGTCCACAATCACTTAATTGAATACCACTATGTTACATTATTTCAAGAGTAATTTAACTTTCTGAATAACACAATCTACAAATGTTTTATGTATTGAAGCTACAGTTCAGATGCAATTCGACCTGTTTGATTTTTAACTATGTATTATAATTTACTCATTTGACACCATAGAAATATAAATGTTAACTCAGATACCATCGTTCATTAGTAAACTGGTCAAAATAGCCACTATAGTAGCACCTGCTCAACAGTAATTGTGCTAAAAGATTTTAATTGTGCAGTAAATTTTGCACAAAAACCAATAGAgagtaaataaaataatgggAAAAAAGCACTTTTACCCTGATAAAAGGCTTGGAAGCCTGATTTTCATACGGCTACGGATTCGATGAGCTAGAGTTTCAACCAAAGCTAATCTACCAAGCTTACTTTGAGGAGCTCCGGTCAATATAGATTTTAAGCTTTCACTCTCGGCCCGCCAAGCAGTTTCTAACGAGTTATCAGATCCCACACTTCCTGACTGTGCTGAAGCAATGGAAACTGACTTACCAATCAGAGCAACCCAAGGAATATCGGCTGCACTTCGAGGCCCTTGACCCAAAAGAAGTGCTTGACAAGCAGCAAGGACTTTAGGATCTGCAGATGCCTGGTCAACTTTGCTTATAACACCAATCGTCCTTGTACCTATGTTAAAAAGACAAAGATCAATTTACAACTCAAACAGCAGAGAAAAGTggtaaaaaactgaaaaaaggCCTGGAGCTATATATTAATCAGATGAACAaacttcaacccatttacatactAATGGGTTGATATGCAGTTTCTCCTCTCTAACAGGACAAGCaggtagataaaaaaaaaaaggccaaGAGGGCCAGAGGGAAATTCAATGCATATAACCTCCTACATCATATGATTGGAAAAGGGGACACTATTGCCTAAGGAAAACATAAATTCCATGAACATATTATTAACACCATAACTATTATACCACAATTGAAGTTCTAGGAAAAAAGCATTATGCATCAACCCAAGATGGCACGTTTTAACCCATTGTAAACAATTACAACCCTCCCAACCTGCCCATTGACAGACCTCtagaactaatatataacaaatgGATTGAAAGGACAAAAAGTGATCTCACATTCCCCATCATATTCCTTCGCAATTTTCAGAGCTTTAGCAGAGGAAACTTCTGGTGCCTGAGCAGCTGGTATTACAACCAACAAAATTGCATCATTGTGTTGAGCGTATTCACTCTGCATGAATACTGAGTTGTCAGCTCATCATTTGTGAAAACTAATAATAAGTTGTTAATTCATCTTTTGCTGAAGtatctacatctatatatacatatatatatatatataatagactGGAAGAATTCCTGTAGATAATACTAATAATACAACATTTAATTTTGTTATCATCTACCAAGCTTTACAAAATTGTGCTTCTATATGCATACGAATAGTCAGCATATAGCATATAGGTCATTAAGATAGTTACAAATAAATCATCAAGATTATAACGAGAATACGGGACTAAATAATACTGAAACAGAAACAACTAAATAGCAACGCACCAAAGAATCATCAAGATTTCCTTTCTCAGCTCCAGGCAGATCAATCAACTTTAAAGGAGGAGCTACAAACCAACAAGAACCAATTAAAAACGTATACAATACAAGATAAAACATAATAGCCATTAGTAACAAATGTAGGGGACGTTTGGTTTAAAGAGATAGATCACTGTGGTTTTAGACGTTTATAGAAATGAGAGTGGGAAGTTTAGACCCACCAAAGGTGATCTGTTTTGTCTACAATTGTGGATTCAATTCCCATGATGAAAATACAAGCTATCAACCAAACAATTAAATGACTGAATGAGTAATGAAACCCATTCCCTCATTCCTATATTCAccaaccaaacaccccctttaACCTCACGGAAGGAAGGATGCAGGCACTTATCACCATTGATGTGAATGACAGATAAAGCTATGCTTAAGTGACAGTATTACATATATGTCATggatgataatttttataacaaaCTGATAAAGTGTGGACGTGTGGACAAGTAAATGACAATTTAGTCGCTAGCAAATTCTATGTAAACTATAAAATTTCTGATCAATGAttctaaaaacattttgaatcaaaaaaataaaagccaCTTCTAGTTTTGAACTAAATATTGAACAGACTCCTCTATCGATAATGTCCTTAGGAAAGTATTAAAGAATGCAGCTACCAATCTACCATCCCATGTTaattgccaaaaaaaaaaaatagtagtgATGATCCATTGATTTATGcaatcaaatatttaaaaaatttagtcCAGAATTGCTTTAAACTATGTAACTATACATGCCAAAAACTTCTCACTAAACAATCTAAAAAATTGATTCATTTCAGGGAAAATGGTTTTTATACGACTTTTTGGTTAAGTCAACACAATTAAGATATATCAAAGTCAAGATTATATGAGGATATCAAAGGTCAAAAAAAGAGCATGACTACATCATGAGTTATAGCTCCATCATCATGAGATTAACTTAACAGAGAGCAGAGATAATATACATCATATAAAGGTTAATtacggttaaaaaaaaacatatttggaCTAACCTGTACTCGTTTTAAGCTTCAGATATATTTCATCACGGCTCTTGCTTGAAGTTTTAGTAAGTCTGTCTTGTAAAGAACGCAGAAGAGCACCTATAATCAGGTAAATGGATGTCATTATTTAAAATGCCAACTTACAAACATAAACCAGTATAATTCTAGCTAAGCTCCATTCTAGCATATCCAACAATCTTATATCGTAAAATACAAGGGTGTCATATGAAAATACTCACTTGCAGACACCGATTGGGATTTATTATCAATCTGCAAAACAATTGCTTTGTTGCTTAGATTTTCATCCCTATTTAAGTCGATACATATAGGCGCACGGGTAGCCCCACCTTCACCAGTCGGCtgtaaaacaaaaactcaaccTAGTAATTCAAATCTTCCGATATACACTTTCACTTTAACAGTAAATAAAGAACTCGTTTTTACGTCCTAACATCGGTCCTAATATAAATATCGAAAAACCTAAGCAAATAATCAATCCATTGTTCGTACCAAAACAGGATGTCCAATTAAACTGTTCAAAACCGCCGATTTTCCTGCACCCTgaacaattatttattttatttttttcaatcatcAGAAAATTATGccgaaaaaattaaataaaactcaaataataattaagaagCTAACTAACCGTGTTACCAAGAGCAACAACATTTAAAAAAGTGGAACCAACGCCACGACCACGTcttgaattttgattttgattttgatcatcaactattatatctTCGTCATTAAGTAAAGCAGCCGCCTGCCGCATCGATTCCGATAACTCTACCAGTTCTACTATCGCTTCcattagcttatatatatatatatgtacttggAAACAGAAAATAACAATTCAGgtattccaattcaggtaataatgataaatatctAATAAGGAGGATGGATCAGTGAGGTTTTTtgagtgtgtatgtgtgttttaaGTCAAAAAACCACcctgaataataataataaaaaggttaTGAAGGGATTTAGAGaggttttaataattaaaagaagGAAGATAAATCTTTAGTTTCCAGTTTGATTTGGTTTGATTTGAATTGGTTTGGTTATTAATTATGGAAATAGGGAGATGGTGGCGGTGACAACTATCTTAGACCAACGACCAATCTCCCTTTCCTTTTTTCAATCTTCtcttccttcttctttctttacaATCCACCTTAATGGGATGTAGACATCTTTTCCTTGGACTTCTTTTATACGAGTTCTATATTATTACTAGGTCTTTTAGTCCTACGATATacggttatttaaaaatattgttttagttatatgaatatttataataatttttaataactatacattatttaggcatgtacatataaatctatattatcattaaatgaaaatttttacatttattgaaatagataaattcaaaatataactcttattattt
This genomic window contains:
- the LOC122599323 gene encoding dynamin-2A-like, with product MEAIVELVELSESMRQAAALLNDEDIIVDDQNQNQNSRRGRGVGSTFLNVVALGNTGAGKSAVLNSLIGHPVLPTGEGGATRAPICIDLNRDENLSNKAIVLQIDNKSQSVSASALLRSLQDRLTKTSSKSRDEIYLKLKTSTAPPLKLIDLPGAEKGNLDDSLSEYAQHNDAILLVVIPAAQAPEVSSAKALKIAKEYDGECTRTIGVISKVDQASADPKVLAACQALLLGQGPRSAADIPWVALIGKSVSIASAQSGSVGSDNSLETAWRAESESLKSILTGAPQSKLGRLALVETLAHRIRSRMKIRLPSLLSGLQGKSQIVQDELVRLGESMVSSSEGTRALALELCREFEDKFLQHIMTGEGSGWKVVASFEGNFPNRIKQLPLDRHFDINNVKRIVLEADGYQPYLISPEKGLRSLIKTVLEMAKEPSRLCVDEVHRVLVDIVSASANATPGLGRYPPFKREVVAIATTALESFKNDAKKMVVALVDMERAFVPPQHFIRLVQRRMDRQKREEEIKNKSSKKAVEAEQSLQNRSASPQTGGNLKSLKDNKQDKDPQEGPVLKVAGPDGEITAGYLLKKSSKSDGWSKKWFVLNEKTGKLGYTTKQEERHFRGVINLEECNIEEVEEDEPPAKSSKDKKSKVEEKTPSLAFKITSKVAYKTVLKAHSAVVLKAESVAEKIEWLNKLRTIIGAKGGQVISKTDGLPMRHSQSEGSLDTMVRKPADPEEELRWMAQEVRGYVEAVLNSLAANVPKAVVLCQVEKAKEDMLNKLYSSVSSQSTPRIEELLQEDGNVKRRRERVQKQSSLLSKLTRQLSIHDNRAAAASGMSNGTSPAESPRSSGPSSGDDWRSAFDGAANGPSNFSSKSSNGHSRRNSDPTENGDVGSSSRRTPNRLPPAPPGSGSGYRY